Proteins from a genomic interval of Benincasa hispida cultivar B227 chromosome 7, ASM972705v1, whole genome shotgun sequence:
- the LOC120080790 gene encoding uncharacterized protein LOC120080790: protein MAGLLGYRGLGPKTKNIVVAGGLTAFVFGVYFYTMRAVGGSDELQVAIDQFEAQKSDKDSNA, encoded by the coding sequence ATGGCTGGACTTTTGGGATATAGGGGCCTTGGACCCAAGACAAAGAATATTGTTGTTGCTGGAGGTTTAACTGCCTTCGTTTTCGGGGTATATTTCTACACAATGAGAGCTGTTGGAGGTTCAGATGAACTTCAAGTAGCCATAGACCAATTTGAAGCACAGAAAAGCGACAAGGATTCAAATGCGTAA
- the LOC120081143 gene encoding (+)-neomenthol dehydrogenase-like, with product MSAVQGIFSSLFTHVGYIYENSVENAKTVKKTNFYSAKLLAEALLPYFCSFASKIRILKTTSTLGTVDKVRNIKVKEILDVGEEDIEGVVNAFLEDVKRGTWKKAGWSVLRMDYTVSKLALNTYTRVLAKRYSEYGSVSVNNFCPMTCGKGTHTTDAAALVEARLALLPPHPLPTAQFFF from the exons ATGAGTGCAGTTCAAGGAATATTTAGTTCTTTATTTACACATGTAGGCTACATATATGAAAACTCAGTAGAAAATGCAAAAACAGTAAAGAAAACAAACTTTTACAGTGCAAAATTACTGGCTGAAGCTCTATTGCCCTACTTTTGCTCTTTTGCTTCCAAAATCCGGATTCTAAAAACCACCTCAACACTGGGAACTGTAGAT AAAGTAAGGAACATTAAAGTGAAAGAGATTCTGGATGTGGGGGAGGAGGACATCGAGGGCGTAGTGAATGCATTTCTGGAAGACGTGAAGAGAGGGACATGGAAGAAGGCAGGCTGGTCGGTGCTACGGATGGATTATACCGTGTCGAAACTGGCACTGAACACTTACACAAGAGTTTTGGCAAAGCGATACAGTGAGTATGGGAGTGTAAGTGTGAATAACTTTTGTCCAATGACATGTGGGAAAGGAACACACACCACCGACGCCGCCGCACTTGTCGAAGCTAGACTCGCCTTGTTGCCGCCTCACCCTTTACCAACTGCCCAATTCTTCTTCTAG